Proteins encoded in a region of the Dorea longicatena genome:
- a CDS encoding DUF3801 domain-containing protein: MNTSGEAADQVVRMSLEVGEAALKISGTGAKHLAVMLYTVLKEKKKTKGRVRLETLVKSGRPLTVFSVKESDLKQFVQEAKRYGVLYCAVRNPRGSSDGLVDVIVKEEDAPRINRIVDRFQFASVTEAAKIKTEIERTRAEKAKAGKSEKQEKKPEKVQVQQEKQGQAEPEKDYPQKSKEDQLMDELFRESVKKEGKEQNPSLAKTTKSRLSEPTSKKQEKTAEGTSKLFTPEKPEKPSVRKELREIQNARKKEAERRENRNDPVRNQGNKDRNQIRHQQPQQKRKPRKGKER; this comes from the coding sequence ATGAACACATCAGGCGAAGCCGCTGATCAGGTAGTACGAATGTCGTTGGAAGTCGGTGAAGCAGCATTGAAGATCAGTGGTACAGGTGCGAAGCATCTGGCAGTGATGCTGTATACAGTCTTAAAAGAGAAGAAAAAGACAAAAGGCAGAGTAAGACTTGAAACATTGGTTAAATCAGGTAGACCACTGACGGTATTTTCGGTGAAAGAAAGTGATCTGAAACAATTTGTTCAGGAAGCAAAACGATATGGCGTGTTGTACTGTGCAGTCCGAAATCCAAGAGGAAGCAGTGACGGATTGGTAGATGTGATTGTAAAGGAAGAAGATGCACCAAGAATCAACCGTATCGTAGATAGATTCCAGTTTGCATCTGTAACAGAAGCAGCGAAGATTAAGACAGAAATTGAGCGGACACGTGCAGAAAAAGCAAAAGCCGGAAAATCAGAGAAGCAGGAAAAGAAGCCGGAAAAAGTACAGGTTCAGCAAGAAAAACAGGGACAGGCAGAGCCGGAAAAAGATTATCCGCAGAAATCCAAGGAGGATCAGCTTATGGACGAGTTGTTTAGAGAGTCGGTGAAGAAAGAGGGTAAGGAGCAAAACCCCTCTTTGGCAAAGACGACCAAATCCCGTCTGTCCGAGCCTACCTCAAAGAAGCAAGAGAAAACCGCAGAGGGTACTTCTAAGTTATTTACCCCGGAAAAACCAGAGAAACCATCGGTCAGAAAGGAACTTCGGGAAATACAGAATGCAAGGAAGAAAGAAGCGGAGCGGCGTGAGAATAGAAATGATCCGGTGAGAAATCAGGGAAATAAAGACCGGAATCAGATTCGCCACCAGCAGCCACAACAGAAACGAAAACCAAGGAAAGGGAAAGAGAGGTAA